A single genomic interval of Cupriavidus necator harbors:
- the gudD gene encoding glucarate dehydratase, whose protein sequence is MTPTAAPMASAHTPVVTELTVVPVAGHDSMLMNLSGAHGPYFTRNIVIVRDSAGHTGVGEVPGGEGIRQTLEDARPLLVGQPIGQYQSILNRVRAAFASRDAGGRGLQTFDLRITIHAVTALEAALLDLLGQHLEVPVAALLGEGQQRDAVEMLGYLFYIGDRQRTTLDYRTEPDADNAWFRLRNEGAMTPEGVVRLAEAAYERYGFNDFKLKGGVLSGNEEMEAILALAERFPKARITLDPNGAWSLAEAVRLCRDKRGVLAYAEDPCGAEDGYSGREIMAEFRTATGLPTATNMIATDWRQMGHAVRLQSVDIPLADPHFWTMQGSVRVAQMCAEWGLTWGSHSNNHFDISLAMFTHVAAAAPGRVTAIDTHWIWQDGENLTRNPLRIEGGLVQVPKTPGLGVELDMDALARAHELYQRKGLGARDDAAAMQFLIPGWKFNNKAPCMVR, encoded by the coding sequence ATGACCCCAACCGCCGCCCCCATGGCGTCCGCCCACACCCCGGTCGTGACCGAACTGACCGTGGTGCCCGTGGCCGGGCATGACAGCATGCTGATGAACCTGTCCGGCGCCCATGGCCCGTACTTCACTCGCAATATCGTGATCGTGCGCGACAGCGCCGGCCACACCGGCGTGGGCGAGGTCCCGGGCGGCGAGGGCATCCGCCAGACGCTGGAAGACGCGCGGCCGCTGCTGGTGGGCCAGCCCATCGGCCAGTACCAGTCCATCCTGAACCGCGTGCGCGCGGCATTCGCCAGCCGCGATGCCGGCGGCCGCGGCCTGCAGACCTTTGACCTGCGCATCACCATCCATGCGGTGACGGCGCTCGAGGCGGCGCTGCTCGACCTGCTCGGCCAGCACCTCGAGGTGCCGGTGGCCGCACTGCTCGGCGAAGGCCAGCAGCGCGACGCCGTGGAGATGCTCGGCTACCTGTTCTATATCGGCGATCGCCAGCGCACCACGCTGGACTACCGCACCGAGCCCGATGCCGACAACGCGTGGTTCCGCCTGCGCAATGAAGGGGCGATGACGCCCGAGGGCGTGGTGCGCCTGGCCGAAGCCGCTTACGAGCGCTATGGATTCAACGACTTCAAGCTCAAGGGCGGCGTGCTGAGCGGCAACGAAGAGATGGAAGCGATCCTGGCGCTGGCCGAACGCTTCCCGAAGGCGCGCATAACGCTGGATCCCAACGGCGCCTGGTCGCTGGCAGAGGCCGTGCGCCTGTGCCGCGACAAGCGCGGCGTGCTGGCCTATGCCGAAGACCCGTGCGGCGCCGAAGACGGCTATTCCGGGCGCGAGATCATGGCCGAATTCCGCACTGCCACCGGCCTGCCCACCGCCACCAACATGATCGCCACCGACTGGCGCCAGATGGGGCACGCCGTGCGGCTGCAGTCGGTCGACATCCCGCTGGCCGACCCGCACTTCTGGACCATGCAGGGCTCGGTGCGCGTGGCGCAGATGTGCGCCGAATGGGGCCTGACCTGGGGCTCGCACTCGAACAACCACTTCGATATTTCGCTGGCGATGTTCACCCACGTGGCCGCCGCCGCGCCGGGGCGCGTCACTGCCATCGACACGCACTGGATCTGGCAGGACGGCGAAAACCTGACCCGCAACCCGCTGCGGATCGAAGGCGGCCTGGTGCAGGTGCCCAAGACCCCGGGCCTGGGCGTGGAGCTCGACATGGATGCCCTGGCGCGCGCGCACGAGCTGTACCAGCGCAAGGGCCTGGGCGCACGCGACGATGCCGCGGCGATGCAATTCCTGATCCCCGGCTGGAAGTTCAACAACAAGGCGCCCTGCATGGTGCGCTGA
- the kdgD gene encoding 5-dehydro-4-deoxyglucarate dehydratase: protein MLAPNELKQIVSEGLLSFPITDFDAQGDFAPQSYAARLEWLAPYGATALFAAGGTGEFFSLTPQDYSAVVDTAVRTCAGKVPILAGAGGPTRTAIAYAQEAQRLGAAGVLLLPHYLTEASQDGIAAHVEQVCKSVDIGVIVYNRANSKLDATQLARLAERCPNLVGFKDGVGDIEAMVSIRRKLGDRFSYLGGLPTAEVYATAYKALGVPVYSSAVFNFIPETAMDFYRAIAADDHDTVGRLLDNFFLPYLAIRNRKAGYAVSIVKAGARLVGHDGGPVRAPLTDLTGEEMEMLGALINKLGPQ from the coding sequence ATGCTCGCACCCAACGAACTCAAGCAAATCGTCTCCGAAGGCCTGCTGTCCTTCCCCATCACCGACTTCGACGCCCAGGGCGACTTCGCACCGCAGTCCTACGCCGCGCGGCTGGAGTGGCTGGCCCCCTACGGCGCCACCGCGCTGTTCGCTGCGGGCGGCACCGGCGAGTTCTTCTCACTGACACCGCAGGACTACTCGGCCGTGGTCGACACCGCCGTGCGCACCTGCGCCGGCAAGGTGCCGATCCTGGCCGGCGCCGGCGGCCCGACCCGCACCGCCATCGCCTACGCGCAGGAAGCCCAGCGCCTGGGCGCGGCCGGCGTGCTGTTGCTGCCGCACTACCTGACCGAAGCCAGCCAGGACGGCATCGCCGCCCACGTGGAGCAGGTCTGCAAGTCGGTCGATATCGGCGTGATCGTCTACAACCGCGCCAACTCGAAGCTGGATGCGACGCAACTCGCGCGCCTGGCCGAGCGCTGCCCCAACCTGGTCGGCTTCAAGGACGGCGTGGGCGACATCGAGGCCATGGTCAGCATCCGCCGCAAGCTGGGCGACCGCTTCTCCTACCTCGGCGGCCTGCCCACGGCCGAGGTCTATGCCACGGCCTACAAGGCGCTGGGCGTGCCGGTGTATTCGTCGGCAGTGTTCAACTTCATCCCCGAGACCGCGATGGACTTCTACCGCGCCATCGCCGCGGATGACCACGACACCGTGGGCCGCCTGCTCGACAACTTCTTCCTGCCCTACCTGGCCATCCGCAACCGCAAGGCCGGCTATGCCGTGAGCATCGTCAAGGCCGGCGCCCGACTGGTCGGCCACGACGGCGGCCCGGTGCGCGCGCCGCTGACCGACCTGACCGGCGAGGAGATGGAGATGCTGGGCGCGCTGATCAACAAGCTCGGCCCGCAGTAA
- the fusA gene encoding elongation factor G translates to MPRKTPIERYRNIGISAHIDAGKTTTTERILFYTGVNHKLGEVHDGAATMDWMEQEQERGITITSAATTAFWKGMAGNYPEHRINIIDTPGHVDFTIEVERSMRVLDGACMVYDAVGGVQPQSETVWRQANKYAVPRIAFVNKMDRVGADFFRVQTQIADRLKGRAVPIQIPLGAEDHFQGVVDLVKMKAIVWDDASQGVRFAYQDIPADLLATAQEWRDKMVEAAAEADETLLNQYLSGEPLTEEQIKRGLRKRTIANEIVPMLCGSAFKNKGVQSMLDAVIDYLPSPADVPAILGHTEDDREAERHPNDDEPFAALAFKIMTDPFVGQLIFFRVYSGVVKSGDTVYNPVKAKRERLGRILQMHANVRQEIKEVRAGDIAAAVGLKEATTGDTLCDPDKVIILERMSFPEPVISQAVEPRTKADQEKMGIALNRLAQEDPSFRVTTDEESGQTIISGMGELHLEILVDRMRREFGVEASVGKPQVAYRETIRQPVKDVEGKFIKQSGGRGQYGHVVLNLEPMPHGGGYEFVDAIKGGVVPREFIPAVDKGIRETLQSGVLAGYPIVDIKATLVFGSYHDVDSNENAFRMAGSMAFKEGMRRARPVLLEPMMAVEVETPEEFTGNVMGDLSSRRGMVHGMEDIAGGGGKIVRAEVPLATMFGYSTTLRSLTQGRATYTMEFKHYAEAPANVAEAVISTKRG, encoded by the coding sequence GTGCCTCGCAAGACCCCCATCGAGCGCTACCGCAACATCGGCATCAGCGCGCATATCGACGCCGGCAAGACCACGACGACCGAACGGATCCTGTTCTACACGGGCGTCAACCACAAGCTGGGCGAAGTGCACGATGGCGCGGCCACCATGGACTGGATGGAGCAGGAGCAGGAGCGCGGCATCACCATCACGTCGGCCGCCACCACTGCCTTCTGGAAAGGCATGGCCGGCAACTACCCCGAACACCGCATCAACATCATCGATACGCCGGGACACGTCGACTTCACCATCGAAGTCGAGCGCTCCATGCGCGTGCTTGACGGCGCCTGCATGGTCTACGACGCCGTCGGCGGCGTGCAGCCACAGTCCGAGACGGTCTGGCGCCAGGCCAACAAGTACGCGGTGCCGCGCATTGCCTTCGTCAACAAGATGGACCGCGTCGGCGCCGACTTCTTCCGCGTGCAGACGCAGATCGCCGACCGCCTCAAGGGCCGCGCCGTGCCGATCCAGATCCCGCTGGGCGCCGAGGACCATTTCCAGGGCGTGGTCGACCTGGTCAAGATGAAGGCCATCGTCTGGGACGATGCCAGCCAGGGCGTGCGCTTTGCCTACCAGGACATCCCGGCGGACCTGCTGGCGACCGCACAGGAATGGCGCGACAAGATGGTCGAAGCCGCCGCCGAGGCCGACGAGACGCTGCTCAACCAGTACCTGTCGGGCGAGCCGCTGACCGAGGAGCAGATCAAGCGCGGCCTGCGCAAGCGCACCATCGCCAACGAGATCGTGCCGATGCTGTGCGGCAGCGCCTTCAAGAACAAGGGCGTGCAGAGCATGCTGGACGCGGTCATCGACTACCTGCCCTCGCCCGCCGACGTGCCGGCCATCCTGGGCCACACCGAAGACGACCGCGAAGCCGAACGCCATCCCAACGACGACGAGCCGTTTGCCGCGCTGGCGTTCAAGATCATGACCGACCCCTTTGTCGGCCAGCTGATCTTCTTCCGCGTCTATTCCGGCGTGGTCAAATCCGGCGACACCGTCTACAACCCGGTCAAGGCCAAGCGCGAGCGCCTGGGCCGCATCCTGCAGATGCACGCCAACGTGCGCCAGGAGATCAAGGAAGTGCGCGCCGGCGACATCGCCGCGGCCGTCGGCCTGAAAGAAGCGACCACCGGCGACACCCTGTGCGACCCCGACAAGGTCATCATCCTGGAGCGCATGAGCTTCCCGGAACCGGTGATCTCGCAGGCAGTGGAACCCAGGACCAAGGCCGACCAGGAAAAGATGGGCATTGCGCTGAACCGCCTTGCGCAGGAAGACCCGTCCTTCCGCGTGACCACGGACGAGGAATCCGGCCAGACCATCATCTCCGGCATGGGCGAGCTGCACCTGGAAATCCTGGTCGACCGCATGCGGCGCGAGTTCGGCGTGGAGGCATCGGTCGGCAAGCCCCAGGTGGCCTACCGCGAGACCATCCGCCAGCCGGTCAAGGACGTGGAAGGCAAGTTCATCAAGCAATCGGGCGGACGCGGCCAGTACGGCCACGTGGTGCTCAACCTCGAGCCGATGCCGCACGGCGGCGGCTATGAGTTCGTCGATGCCATCAAGGGCGGCGTGGTGCCGCGCGAGTTCATCCCCGCGGTGGACAAGGGCATCCGCGAGACCCTGCAGTCAGGCGTGCTGGCCGGCTACCCGATCGTCGACATCAAGGCCACGCTGGTGTTCGGCTCCTACCACGACGTCGACTCGAACGAGAACGCATTCCGCATGGCCGGCTCGATGGCGTTCAAGGAAGGCATGCGCCGGGCCAGGCCCGTCCTGCTGGAGCCGATGATGGCCGTCGAGGTGGAAACGCCTGAGGAATTCACCGGCAACGTGATGGGCGATCTGTCGTCACGACGCGGCATGGTGCACGGCATGGAAGACATCGCCGGTGGCGGCGGCAAGATCGTGCGCGCCGAGGTGCCGCTGGCAACCATGTTCGGCTACTCCACCACGCTGCGCTCGCTGACGCAGGGGCGCGCGACGTACACGATGGAGTTCAAGCACTATGCCGAGGCGCCGGCCAATGTGGCTGAGGCGGTGATATCGACGAAGCGGGGGTAA
- a CDS encoding aldehyde dehydrogenase (NADP(+)), protein MHITGDMLIGAQAVRGTEALLQAINPATGEALGPDFHGGGQAEVERACALAEAAFDTYRNTTPEQRAALLEAIATGIEALGDTLIERAHLESALPVARLQGERGRTAGQLRLFATVLREGRWQQATFDPALPERNPPRPDLRMQRIAIGPVAVFGASNFPLAFSVAGGDTASALAAGCPVVVKAHPAHLGTSELVGRVIQQAVQDAGLPEGVFSLLVGAGNAIGTALVTHPAIQAVGFTGSRAGGLALMQAAQRRPQPIPVYAEMSSINPVFLLPAALDARGEDIGRQLVDSLVMGVGQFCTNPGLVIGIEGPALDKFRAAALGALQGKPAATMLTPGIHAAFEQGVAQLSSLDGLQRIGDGVDGNGANQARPVMFETTAAQFMADHRMQAEVFGPSTVLVVCRDLEEMLAVARQLEGQLTATMQLDDADHAAARRLLPVLERKAGRVLCNGYPTGVEVAYAMVHGGPFPATSDARSTSVGATAIDRFLRPVCYQNLPQALLPEAVKG, encoded by the coding sequence ATGCACATCACCGGCGACATGCTGATCGGCGCGCAAGCCGTGCGCGGCACCGAAGCCCTGCTGCAGGCCATCAATCCCGCCACCGGCGAAGCCCTGGGCCCTGACTTCCATGGCGGCGGCCAGGCCGAGGTCGAGCGCGCCTGTGCGCTGGCCGAAGCCGCTTTCGACACCTACCGCAACACCACGCCAGAGCAGCGCGCGGCCTTGCTCGAAGCCATCGCCACCGGCATCGAGGCGCTCGGCGACACGCTGATCGAACGCGCCCACCTGGAAAGCGCGCTGCCGGTCGCGCGCCTGCAGGGCGAGCGCGGCCGCACCGCCGGCCAGCTGCGCCTGTTCGCCACCGTGCTGCGCGAAGGCCGCTGGCAGCAGGCCACCTTCGACCCCGCACTGCCCGAGCGCAACCCGCCGCGCCCGGACCTGCGCATGCAGCGCATCGCCATCGGTCCGGTAGCAGTGTTCGGCGCCAGCAACTTCCCGCTGGCGTTCTCCGTGGCCGGCGGCGACACTGCCTCGGCGCTGGCCGCGGGCTGCCCGGTCGTGGTCAAGGCGCACCCGGCGCACCTGGGCACGTCGGAACTGGTGGGGCGCGTGATCCAGCAGGCCGTGCAGGACGCGGGCCTGCCCGAAGGCGTGTTCTCGCTGCTGGTCGGGGCGGGCAATGCCATCGGCACGGCACTGGTCACGCATCCGGCAATCCAGGCGGTGGGCTTCACCGGCTCGCGCGCCGGCGGCCTGGCGCTGATGCAGGCCGCCCAGCGCCGCCCGCAGCCGATCCCGGTGTATGCGGAGATGAGCAGCATCAATCCGGTGTTCCTGCTGCCCGCGGCGCTCGATGCGCGCGGCGAGGACATCGGCCGCCAGCTGGTGGATTCGCTGGTGATGGGCGTCGGCCAGTTCTGTACCAACCCCGGGCTGGTGATCGGCATTGAAGGCCCCGCGCTCGACAAGTTCCGCGCCGCGGCGCTCGGCGCGCTGCAAGGCAAGCCGGCGGCGACCATGCTGACGCCCGGAATCCATGCCGCCTTTGAGCAAGGCGTGGCGCAGCTGTCGTCGCTCGACGGCCTGCAACGCATTGGCGATGGCGTCGACGGCAACGGGGCCAACCAGGCGCGGCCAGTAATGTTCGAGACCACCGCGGCGCAGTTCATGGCGGATCACCGGATGCAGGCCGAGGTGTTCGGGCCGTCGACGGTGCTGGTGGTATGCCGCGATCTCGAAGAGATGCTGGCGGTGGCGCGACAGCTTGAAGGCCAGCTGACGGCGACGATGCAGCTCGACGATGCCGACCACGCGGCCGCGCGGCGCCTGCTGCCGGTGCTGGAACGCAAGGCCGGGCGGGTGCTGTGCAATGGCTACCCGACTGGGGTCGAGGTTGCCTATGCGATGGTGCATGGCGGGCCGTTCCCGGCGACTTCGGATGCGCGTTCGACTTCAGTCGGAGCGACGGCGATTGACCGGTTCTTGCGGCCGGTTTGTTATCAGAACCTGCCGCAGGCGTTGTTGCCGGAAGCGGTGAAGGGTTGA
- a CDS encoding Bug family tripartite tricarboxylate transporter substrate binding protein, whose protein sequence is MTQGRRTFLKQSSALAAGLAAGPLAGLSSAAHAGPDWPTRPIRLVVPYTAGGSSDIIARLISKQLGEALGQSVVVDNRPGANGNVGAALVAQATDNHTLMLCDIGALAISPSVYTKLTFNIAKDLKPVSMLAYSPHLLVVHPSVQAASVKELVALSQRSQLNFAVTAIGSAPHLAGVAVEQATGAKWQYVPYKGGSQAIADTVGGSAQVLMNGMLATLPHVQSGKLKLIAQSKRTRMPLLQNVPTIAEQGVPNFESGTWQGVMAPASMPDAMVARLSGELIRIIRAPDLRAQLVAQGAEVVTMTPGETGKFFVAEQARWAGVVKQAGIKLEA, encoded by the coding sequence ATGACCCAGGGACGCCGCACCTTCCTCAAGCAATCCTCCGCACTGGCCGCCGGCCTGGCAGCCGGTCCGCTCGCGGGCCTGTCCTCGGCGGCGCACGCCGGACCGGACTGGCCCACCCGCCCGATCCGCCTGGTGGTGCCGTACACCGCCGGCGGCTCGTCAGACATCATCGCGCGCCTGATCAGCAAGCAGCTGGGCGAGGCGCTGGGCCAGTCAGTGGTGGTGGACAACCGCCCCGGTGCCAACGGCAACGTCGGCGCGGCACTGGTCGCGCAGGCCACCGACAACCACACGCTGATGCTGTGCGATATCGGCGCGCTGGCGATCAGCCCGTCGGTCTATACCAAGCTGACCTTCAATATCGCCAAGGACCTCAAGCCGGTGTCGATGCTGGCCTACTCGCCGCACCTGCTGGTGGTGCATCCGTCGGTGCAGGCGGCCAGCGTGAAGGAACTGGTGGCGCTGTCGCAGCGCAGCCAGCTCAACTTCGCCGTGACCGCCATCGGCAGCGCGCCGCACCTGGCCGGCGTGGCGGTGGAGCAGGCCACCGGCGCCAAGTGGCAATACGTACCCTACAAGGGCGGCTCGCAGGCCATTGCCGATACCGTGGGCGGCAGCGCCCAGGTGCTGATGAACGGCATGCTGGCCACGCTGCCGCACGTGCAGTCGGGCAAGCTCAAGCTGATCGCCCAGTCCAAGCGCACGCGCATGCCGCTGCTGCAGAACGTGCCGACCATCGCCGAGCAGGGCGTGCCGAATTTTGAATCCGGAACGTGGCAGGGCGTGATGGCTCCGGCCAGCATGCCCGATGCGATGGTGGCGCGCCTCAGCGGCGAGCTGATCCGCATCATCCGCGCGCCGGATCTGCGCGCGCAGCTGGTGGCCCAGGGGGCGGAGGTGGTGACGATGACGCCCGGGGAGACCGGGAAGTTCTTTGTTGCCGAGCAGGCGCGATGGGCGGGGGTGGTGAAGCAGGCGGGGATCAAGCTGGAGGCTTGA
- a CDS encoding DedA family protein/thiosulfate sulfurtransferase GlpE, producing the protein MVGELQALLENHGLMLVFLNVLVEQAGLPVPAYPMLFVAGALGMQETGPSIGAVLAAVIFACLIADTGWYFAGRRLGQPMLRTICRVSISQDSCIRQTQSLYLRVGPRSLVIAKLLPGAGALSTAMAGMTGTPLPVFLFYDAIGALVWAGSALLIGVVFSDFIDAILEAFSAYGHMAVVGLLVAFALFLAWRWWRRFRLLRRTRRVPRMTVDELEARRLAGSLPVVIDVRAHGDTPMERIPGSVVLDMQGALDSLDALGVPHAGADIVVYCACPNELSAALLAERLRVAGYPKTWALAGGFDEWKRRHGGTAPTEAANQPGPAEAA; encoded by the coding sequence ATGGTGGGAGAGTTACAGGCCTTGCTGGAAAACCACGGGCTGATGCTGGTGTTCCTGAACGTGCTGGTCGAGCAGGCCGGGCTGCCGGTGCCGGCCTACCCGATGCTGTTCGTCGCCGGCGCGCTGGGCATGCAGGAGACCGGGCCGTCGATCGGCGCGGTGCTGGCTGCGGTGATCTTTGCCTGCCTGATTGCCGATACCGGCTGGTACTTCGCCGGGCGCCGGCTGGGGCAGCCGATGCTGCGCACGATCTGCCGGGTATCGATTTCGCAGGACTCGTGCATCCGCCAGACCCAGTCGCTCTACCTGCGCGTGGGGCCGCGCTCGCTGGTGATCGCCAAGCTGCTGCCCGGTGCCGGGGCCTTGTCCACCGCGATGGCGGGCATGACCGGCACGCCGTTGCCGGTGTTCCTGTTCTATGACGCCATCGGCGCGCTGGTCTGGGCTGGCAGCGCCTTGCTGATCGGCGTGGTGTTCAGTGATTTTATCGATGCCATCCTGGAGGCGTTCAGCGCCTACGGGCATATGGCCGTGGTGGGGCTGTTGGTGGCGTTCGCGCTGTTCCTGGCGTGGCGCTGGTGGCGCCGCTTCCGGCTGCTGCGCCGCACGCGGCGCGTGCCGCGCATGACGGTGGATGAGCTGGAAGCGCGCCGGCTCGCCGGCAGCCTGCCGGTGGTGATCGACGTGCGCGCCCACGGGGACACGCCGATGGAGCGCATCCCCGGCTCGGTGGTGCTCGACATGCAGGGCGCGCTGGACAGCCTGGACGCGTTAGGCGTGCCGCACGCCGGGGCCGACATCGTGGTCTATTGCGCCTGCCCCAATGAACTGTCCGCCGCGCTGCTGGCCGAGCGCCTGCGCGTGGCCGGCTACCCGAAGACCTGGGCGCTGGCCGGCGGCTTCGACGAATGGAAGCGGCGCCACGGCGGCACCGCCCCGACCGAGGCGGCCAACCAGCCAGGGCCGGCCGAAGCCGCCTGA
- a CDS encoding response regulator transcription factor — MTTILIVDDHPAMRLVLRHHLLQLLGVDEVIEADNGQCAIELVRARTPDLVLLDLDIPRSSGLDVAPRLRAIHPQVRILVVTALDPAVFISRSWQAGAQGFVSKTQDIKEILRAVEAVLAGYTVFPVLSRGGAPRQAMSADEEILRRLSDKELVVLQMLARGMSYKAISASLFISNKTVSSYKARIMGKLQVSSLVELVDFARRCRLTP; from the coding sequence ATGACAACCATCCTGATCGTTGACGACCATCCGGCGATGCGGCTGGTGCTCAGGCACCATCTGCTGCAGCTGCTTGGCGTAGACGAGGTGATCGAAGCAGACAACGGACAGTGCGCCATCGAGCTGGTGCGCGCGCGCACGCCGGACCTCGTGCTGCTCGACCTGGACATCCCGCGCTCCAGCGGGCTGGATGTGGCGCCGCGCCTGCGCGCGATCCATCCGCAGGTGCGCATTCTGGTGGTGACGGCGCTGGACCCGGCGGTGTTCATCAGCCGGTCATGGCAGGCCGGTGCGCAGGGCTTCGTCAGCAAGACCCAGGACATCAAGGAAATCCTGCGTGCGGTCGAGGCGGTGCTGGCGGGCTATACCGTGTTCCCGGTGCTCAGCCGCGGCGGCGCGCCGCGCCAGGCCATGTCGGCGGATGAGGAGATCCTGCGGCGCCTTTCCGACAAGGAACTGGTGGTGCTGCAGATGCTGGCGCGCGGCATGTCCTACAAGGCCATCAGCGCCAGCCTCTTTATCAGCAACAAGACCGTGAGCAGCTACAAGGCACGCATCATGGGTAAGCTGCAGGTCTCGTCCCTGGTGGAGCTGGTGGACTTTGCGCGGCGTTGCCGGCTGACCCCCTGA
- a CDS encoding FadR/GntR family transcriptional regulator — MPNSTSAQSVPPVSAPLRRRGRTLAEEVVQALGEEIRQGQLKPGNKLPTESEIMASMGVSRTVVREALSRLQASGLVETRHGIGTFVLARAAEAPSPFRIGPDALGTAMDVMAMLEFRVSLEAEAAGLAASRRTDAQLAAMRQALDELKRSAGAGNDAVESDFAFHLAIARATGNRYFTDIMGHLGTMVIPRSRLQVSTPEREQYLDRVSIEHENIYDAIERRDPDGAKAAMRMHLTNSRERLRKASAPAGAQG; from the coding sequence ATGCCGAACTCCACCTCCGCCCAGTCCGTTCCGCCCGTTTCTGCGCCGCTGCGCCGCCGCGGCCGCACGCTTGCCGAAGAAGTGGTGCAAGCCCTTGGCGAAGAAATCCGCCAGGGCCAGCTCAAGCCCGGCAACAAGCTGCCGACCGAGTCGGAGATCATGGCGTCGATGGGGGTCAGCCGCACCGTGGTGCGCGAGGCACTGTCGCGGCTGCAGGCCAGCGGCCTGGTCGAGACGCGCCACGGCATCGGCACCTTCGTGCTGGCGCGCGCGGCCGAGGCGCCCTCGCCCTTCCGCATCGGGCCGGACGCGCTGGGCACGGCCATGGATGTGATGGCGATGCTGGAATTCCGCGTCAGCCTTGAGGCCGAGGCCGCGGGCCTGGCCGCGTCGCGCCGCACCGACGCGCAGCTGGCCGCGATGCGCCAGGCGCTGGACGAGCTCAAGCGCAGTGCCGGCGCCGGCAACGACGCCGTGGAGAGCGATTTTGCCTTCCACCTGGCGATTGCACGCGCCACCGGCAACCGCTATTTCACCGACATCATGGGCCACCTGGGCACCATGGTGATCCCGCGCAGCCGCCTGCAGGTCAGCACGCCCGAGCGCGAGCAGTACCTGGACCGCGTCAGCATCGAGCACGAGAACATCTACGACGCGATCGAGCGCCGCGACCCGGACGGGGCCAAGGCCGCCATGCGCATGCACCTGACCAACAGCCGCGAACGGCTGCGCAAGGCCTCGGCGCCGGCCGGCGCCCAAGGCTGA
- a CDS encoding Bug family tripartite tricarboxylate transporter substrate binding protein, with protein sequence MYTFQRQRALRLPHWLRAFALGSVVTVAALTVSAAAYAAPQEWPQRPVSVVVPFPPGGSSDAIARMLTVPLNEKLGQPFVIDNRPGATGAIGATFVKRAPADGYTMMVASIGVYAVNPFLQKNLAYDPAKDFDLLTVAVRAPNVLVANPQFPANTLQELVAYMKKNPGKVSFASSGAGSSDHLTAALFWQKSATDGLHVPYKGGGPAISDLLAGQVDVSFQNVNAVLQHIRTGKLKAMAVTSDKRSPVLPNVPTMAEAGVKDVEVYSWQGVAAPRGLPPEVKSRLHGALVSSLNDPKMRQKLSESGFEVVANTPEQFNQFEAQELLRWKTVIEKGKIALD encoded by the coding sequence ATGTACACGTTCCAACGCCAGCGCGCCCTGCGCCTGCCTCACTGGCTGCGCGCCTTTGCGCTCGGCTCTGTCGTCACGGTGGCGGCCCTGACCGTGAGCGCCGCCGCATACGCCGCGCCACAGGAGTGGCCGCAACGCCCGGTATCGGTGGTGGTGCCGTTCCCGCCGGGTGGCTCCAGCGACGCCATCGCGCGCATGCTGACCGTGCCGCTCAATGAAAAGCTGGGCCAGCCCTTCGTCATCGACAACCGCCCCGGCGCGACCGGCGCCATCGGCGCCACCTTCGTCAAGCGCGCGCCGGCGGACGGCTACACCATGATGGTGGCGTCGATCGGCGTGTATGCTGTGAACCCGTTCCTGCAGAAGAACCTGGCCTATGACCCGGCCAAGGACTTCGACCTGCTGACCGTGGCGGTGCGCGCGCCCAACGTGCTGGTGGCCAATCCACAGTTCCCGGCCAATACGCTGCAGGAACTGGTGGCCTACATGAAGAAGAATCCGGGCAAGGTCAGCTTTGCCTCGTCCGGCGCGGGCTCGTCCGACCACCTGACTGCTGCGCTGTTCTGGCAGAAGAGCGCCACCGACGGCCTGCACGTGCCCTACAAGGGCGGCGGCCCGGCCATCTCCGACCTGCTTGCCGGCCAGGTCGACGTGTCGTTCCAGAACGTCAACGCCGTGCTGCAGCACATCCGCACCGGCAAGCTCAAGGCCATGGCGGTGACCTCCGACAAGCGCTCGCCGGTGCTGCCCAATGTGCCGACCATGGCCGAGGCCGGCGTTAAGGACGTCGAGGTGTACTCGTGGCAGGGCGTTGCTGCGCCGCGCGGCCTGCCGCCCGAGGTGAAGAGCCGCCTGCACGGCGCGCTGGTGTCGTCGCTGAACGACCCGAAGATGCGCCAGAAGCTGTCCGAGAGCGGCTTCGAGGTGGTGGCCAACACGCCCGAGCAGTTCAACCAGTTCGAGGCGCAGGAACTGCTGCGCTGGAAGACCGTGATCGAGAAGGGCAAGATCGCGCTGGACTGA